The following proteins are co-located in the Leptospira weilii genome:
- a CDS encoding ABC transporter ATP-binding protein, whose product MKFALQIENLVKTYAGGVTALKGISLNVEKGDFFALLGPNGAGKSTTIGILSSLVNKTSGKIQIFDANIDTDLAKAKAYIGVVPQEFNFNVFERVDQIVINQGGYYGMDRKIATESALKYLQQLGLYEKRKESAGKLSGGMKRRLMIARALIHSPKILILDEPTAGVDIELRRSLWEFLQKLNVSGITVILTTHYLEEAESLCRNIAIIDEGKIVENTSMKDLLQKLDHETFILDFTGQLNSHKTIPGIDIKQTDNSTLEASIYGDASLNDLFKLLDGNGIKISSMRNKSNRLEELFLKLVEKKL is encoded by the coding sequence ATGAAATTTGCTCTGCAAATTGAGAATTTAGTCAAAACGTACGCAGGTGGAGTCACCGCCCTTAAAGGAATCAGCCTTAACGTGGAAAAAGGGGATTTTTTCGCGCTTCTTGGCCCGAACGGAGCCGGAAAATCCACAACGATCGGAATCTTGAGTTCTTTAGTGAACAAAACTTCGGGGAAGATTCAAATTTTCGACGCCAATATAGATACCGACCTTGCCAAAGCGAAAGCATATATCGGAGTCGTCCCTCAGGAATTCAACTTCAATGTTTTCGAAAGAGTGGATCAAATCGTAATCAACCAAGGCGGTTACTACGGTATGGATCGAAAGATCGCCACCGAAAGCGCATTGAAGTATCTGCAACAACTCGGACTCTACGAAAAAAGAAAAGAATCAGCGGGCAAACTTTCCGGTGGAATGAAACGGAGGCTCATGATCGCAAGAGCGCTCATTCACAGCCCGAAAATTTTGATCCTGGACGAACCGACCGCAGGCGTGGATATCGAACTCAGAAGATCTCTTTGGGAATTTCTTCAAAAACTCAACGTATCCGGAATCACGGTTATTCTCACGACCCATTATTTAGAAGAAGCGGAAAGCCTTTGTAGAAACATAGCGATCATAGACGAAGGGAAGATCGTGGAGAATACTTCTATGAAAGATCTTCTTCAAAAGTTAGATCATGAGACTTTTATCTTGGATTTTACGGGTCAACTCAATTCGCACAAAACGATTCCAGGTATAGATATTAAACAAACGGATAATTCCACGCTCGAAGCCTCCATCTACGGAGACGCTTCTCTCAACGATTTATTTAAGCTCCTTGATGGAAACGGGATCAAGATCAGTAGTATGAGAAATAAATCCAACCGCTTGGAAGAACTCTTCCTTAAATTAGTGGAGAAAAAATTATGA
- a CDS encoding ABC transporter permease → MNLIEKYNAFKTIVIKETIRILRIWIQTIIPPGITITLYFIIFGKLIGSQIGSIGNHTYIQFIVPGLVMMSVIINSYNNVVSSFFGAKFQKNIEEILVSPTPPSLIVLGFTVGGVIRGMSIGVLVIAISLFFTELEVYHFPMLIATVFLSSLLFSLGGLLNALYAKKFDDVTIIPTFILTPLTYLGGVFYSIQMLPPFWQNVSKLNPILYMVNAFRYGFLGVSDIEPWFALSMIGAATLSLYILSVHLLKKGIGIRN, encoded by the coding sequence ATGAATTTAATCGAAAAATACAACGCATTCAAGACAATCGTCATCAAGGAAACGATTCGAATTCTACGCATCTGGATTCAAACAATCATTCCTCCAGGAATCACAATCACGCTTTACTTCATCATCTTCGGAAAATTGATCGGTTCTCAAATCGGCAGTATTGGAAATCACACCTATATCCAATTTATCGTTCCGGGCCTTGTGATGATGTCGGTGATCATCAATTCGTATAACAACGTAGTTTCCTCCTTTTTCGGGGCAAAGTTTCAAAAGAACATAGAGGAGATTTTGGTTTCACCCACTCCTCCCTCTTTGATAGTACTCGGCTTTACGGTCGGCGGAGTCATTCGAGGAATGTCGATCGGAGTCCTCGTGATCGCGATTTCCCTCTTCTTCACAGAATTGGAAGTGTATCATTTCCCGATGTTAATCGCCACCGTGTTTTTAAGTTCTCTTTTGTTTTCTTTAGGGGGATTGTTAAATGCGCTCTACGCAAAAAAGTTCGACGACGTGACAATCATCCCAACTTTTATTTTAACTCCTTTAACGTATTTAGGGGGAGTTTTCTATTCGATCCAAATGCTTCCTCCATTTTGGCAGAACGTTTCCAAGTTGAATCCGATTTTATATATGGTGAACGCGTTCCGTTACGGATTTTTAGGAGTGAGCGATATTGAACCGTGGTTCGCTCTTTCTATGATTGGAGCAGCAACCTTATCGTTATATATTCTCTCCGTACATTTATTGAAAAAAGGGATCGGAATCCGAAATTAA
- a CDS encoding BolA family protein: protein MSVSEEIRFLLNSSLNPHRLEVEDLSAEHAGHTGNPENKPEGTHMKIVLVSSKFSGKSKVEQHRMVYSILKPWIDRGLHAIVLETREQD, encoded by the coding sequence ATGAGCGTCTCCGAAGAAATCCGTTTCCTTTTAAATTCTTCCTTGAATCCTCACAGGTTGGAAGTCGAAGATTTGAGCGCGGAACACGCAGGCCATACTGGAAATCCGGAAAATAAACCGGAAGGAACTCATATGAAAATCGTATTGGTTTCCTCGAAATTTTCGGGAAAATCAAAAGTAGAGCAGCATAGAATGGTATATTCCATTCTCAAACCATGGATCGACCGGGGTTTACACGCGATCGTTCTCGAAACAAGAGAACAGGACTAA
- a CDS encoding BolA/IbaG family iron-sulfur metabolism protein, whose amino-acid sequence MTIDEIKNKIESGLPDSKVTILDPYRDGVHIKAVVIYKGFEGKSILEQHRMVYETLKEELKQEVHALALETRIRE is encoded by the coding sequence ATGACAATCGACGAGATTAAAAATAAGATAGAATCCGGTCTTCCCGATTCCAAGGTAACGATCTTAGATCCTTATCGGGACGGAGTGCATATCAAAGCAGTTGTGATTTACAAAGGATTCGAAGGAAAATCCATTTTAGAACAACATAGAATGGTCTACGAAACTCTGAAAGAGGAACTAAAACAAGAAGTGCACGCGTTAGCACTAGAAACGAGGATACGAGAATGA
- the grxD gene encoding Grx4 family monothiol glutaredoxin produces MNEEVKQKINGLIGTSKVFLFMKGTPEAPMCGFSAGVSNVLRSLGIPFESFNVLSDETMRQGIKDYANWPTIPQLYINGEFIGGHDIVVEMAKSGDLQKKMGISN; encoded by the coding sequence ATGAACGAAGAAGTAAAACAAAAGATAAATGGTTTGATAGGAACTAGTAAGGTCTTTCTCTTTATGAAAGGAACTCCGGAAGCGCCTATGTGCGGTTTTTCTGCCGGTGTGTCTAACGTTTTAAGGAGCTTAGGAATCCCGTTCGAGTCCTTTAACGTTCTTTCGGACGAAACGATGCGCCAAGGAATCAAAGACTACGCAAATTGGCCGACCATTCCGCAACTTTATATCAACGGAGAATTCATCGGCGGCCACGATATCGTGGTGGAAATGGCAAAGTCCGGAGATCTTCAGAAAAAAATGGGAATCTCAAATTGA
- a CDS encoding glutathione S-transferase N-terminal domain-containing protein, with product MMKLYQFQSCPYCAYVRDEFQNMELVVGKDYELVEAGRGTPGREEVVKLGGQNQVPFLVDDDIRMYESREIVKYVKLKKKIF from the coding sequence ATGATGAAGCTCTACCAGTTTCAATCCTGTCCTTACTGCGCCTATGTAAGGGACGAGTTTCAAAACATGGAACTCGTCGTAGGTAAGGATTACGAACTCGTGGAAGCCGGTCGGGGAACCCCAGGAAGGGAAGAAGTAGTGAAACTCGGAGGACAGAACCAAGTTCCCTTTCTGGTTGACGATGATATTAGGATGTACGAATCGAGAGAAATCGTAAAGTATGTAAAACTCAAAAAGAAGATTTTCTAA
- the gshAB gene encoding bifunctional glutamate--cysteine ligase GshA/glutathione synthetase GshB, whose translation MQSLKLKPGEFFSPEIFTLEGFEDLEISTQIVIRDALNRGLEVEVLDRKNHFLRLKNSNGFVQYVKEASKTALDSYMSFLVMENKTISKIVMHESGLLVPEGDSFGDPESAFVFWKKNSDRKIVVKPVTTNFGIGITILTPHASEEDAKKAIKIAFNHSESVIVEEFAEGNEYRFLVIGTETVAVCNRVPANVTGDGIHTIEELVTLKNEDKRRGVGHVTPLEKIQLGDTELDVLQQAGFTKNSIPPKDQKVFLRKNSNISTGGDSIDVTDWAHPFYKELAVKAAQLVGAKICGVDIILKDLEKREDYRILELNFNPVLYIHNYPYEGKNRDVGNKILDLLGF comes from the coding sequence ATGCAATCACTGAAATTAAAGCCGGGTGAATTTTTTTCCCCGGAAATATTTACTCTGGAAGGATTCGAGGATCTGGAAATATCCACGCAGATTGTGATTCGAGACGCTCTCAATCGGGGTTTGGAAGTGGAGGTTTTGGATCGTAAGAATCATTTTTTAAGACTTAAAAACTCGAACGGATTCGTTCAATACGTAAAGGAAGCCTCTAAAACCGCTCTAGATTCCTATATGTCTTTTCTTGTGATGGAAAACAAAACGATTTCAAAAATTGTAATGCACGAGTCGGGACTTTTGGTTCCCGAGGGAGATAGTTTCGGAGATCCGGAATCGGCTTTCGTATTCTGGAAAAAGAATTCTGATCGAAAGATCGTCGTAAAACCAGTGACTACCAACTTTGGAATCGGGATCACGATTTTGACTCCGCATGCTTCCGAGGAAGACGCAAAGAAAGCGATTAAGATCGCGTTCAATCATTCTGAATCGGTAATTGTGGAGGAATTCGCAGAAGGGAACGAATATCGTTTTTTGGTGATTGGTACGGAAACCGTTGCGGTTTGTAATCGGGTTCCTGCTAACGTAACCGGTGACGGAATTCATACGATTGAAGAACTTGTTACTTTAAAAAACGAGGATAAAAGACGGGGAGTGGGGCATGTGACTCCGTTGGAAAAAATTCAATTAGGTGATACGGAACTGGACGTATTGCAGCAAGCCGGCTTTACGAAGAATTCGATTCCTCCCAAGGATCAAAAAGTTTTTTTAAGAAAGAATTCGAATATCAGCACGGGAGGAGACTCAATCGACGTGACGGATTGGGCCCATCCGTTTTATAAGGAACTGGCGGTCAAAGCGGCGCAGTTGGTCGGTGCGAAAATTTGCGGCGTAGATATAATCCTAAAAGATTTGGAAAAGCGGGAAGATTATCGAATTCTGGAGTTGAACTTCAATCCCGTTTTATATATTCATAATTATCCTTATGAAGGTAAAAACAGAGACGTCGGAAATAAAATTTTAGACTTACTCGGTTTTTAG
- the gshA gene encoding glutamate--cysteine ligase, whose protein sequence is MKTKELIQSKIEEVSLEILLRHAVKAKHGLEKESMRVGPDGMLAKTPHPAHLGSSLTNHYIKTDFAEPQLEYATHPRPKIEANIRELQDLHIYTFRQLDNELIWPFSMPPILPKDENEIPLGQYGTSHSGRWKTIYRHGLGLRYGRRMQTISGVHYNFSFSKVFLRQFLGKKISNFTKEEISSLYLHVIRNFMRRVHYLTYLTGSSAVFDSTFLPNPGNLKFEEHKNFTLYSPYATSLRMSEIGYTSKVQDTLGIHYNSLEEYAERMCYAVHTPYPGYVAFSQNADAQLNPNYLQIENEFYSPIRPKQVPKGDERPLDALLRRGIEYIEIRSLDIDPYSPVGVCRLNLAFTQLILLDSLLSPSPLISEEENLILKENLDSVIWEGRNPELKINSNGARKNFQVAGAEYSESLRHYAKILDLHTKKRMYQEAIDFQIRKWKNPDKTPSGKLLSEILKRDIEFRDKGMELARENRRVLSYLEYSPGTLMKIEKEAVRSFQEKEQLEKEEIQTQYPTVKLCNH, encoded by the coding sequence TTGAAAACTAAGGAACTCATTCAATCGAAAATAGAGGAAGTATCCCTCGAAATTCTTTTGAGACATGCCGTAAAGGCCAAACACGGTTTGGAAAAGGAAAGCATGAGGGTAGGCCCCGATGGGATGCTCGCGAAAACTCCGCATCCGGCGCATTTGGGTTCGAGTTTAACCAATCATTATATCAAAACCGATTTTGCGGAGCCTCAGCTCGAATACGCGACCCATCCTCGTCCTAAGATCGAAGCGAATATTCGTGAATTACAAGATTTGCATATATATACGTTTCGTCAATTGGACAACGAACTCATCTGGCCTTTTAGTATGCCTCCGATTCTACCGAAGGATGAAAACGAAATTCCTCTCGGACAATACGGGACTTCCCATTCCGGGAGATGGAAAACGATCTATCGTCACGGATTGGGTCTTCGTTACGGAAGGAGAATGCAGACTATTTCCGGAGTTCACTATAATTTTTCTTTCTCGAAAGTTTTCCTTCGTCAATTTTTGGGAAAAAAAATTTCGAACTTTACGAAAGAGGAAATCTCCTCTCTTTATCTGCATGTGATTCGAAATTTTATGAGAAGGGTTCATTATTTGACCTACCTCACCGGATCTTCCGCTGTTTTCGATTCCACTTTTTTGCCGAATCCGGGAAATCTCAAATTCGAGGAACATAAGAATTTTACGTTATACTCTCCTTATGCCACTTCGCTCAGGATGAGCGAGATCGGATATACGAGTAAGGTTCAGGATACATTAGGAATTCATTATAATTCTTTGGAAGAATATGCGGAACGGATGTGTTACGCGGTTCATACCCCGTATCCTGGTTATGTTGCTTTTTCTCAAAATGCGGATGCTCAACTCAACCCGAATTATCTTCAGATCGAAAACGAATTTTATTCCCCGATTCGTCCGAAACAGGTTCCTAAGGGAGACGAAAGACCGTTAGACGCTCTTCTTCGAAGGGGAATCGAATACATAGAGATTCGTTCCTTGGACATCGATCCTTATTCTCCTGTGGGAGTTTGTAGGCTTAATCTCGCTTTTACCCAGTTGATTCTTTTGGACTCTTTGCTTAGCCCCTCTCCTTTGATTTCCGAAGAAGAGAATCTGATTTTAAAAGAAAATCTGGATTCCGTGATTTGGGAAGGAAGAAATCCGGAATTGAAAATCAATTCGAACGGAGCCAGGAAAAATTTTCAAGTAGCCGGAGCGGAATATTCGGAATCCTTGAGGCACTACGCAAAAATTTTGGATCTTCATACCAAAAAACGTATGTATCAGGAAGCAATCGACTTTCAGATCAGAAAGTGGAAGAATCCGGATAAGACCCCTTCCGGAAAATTACTTTCCGAAATTCTAAAACGTGATATTGAATTCAGAGATAAGGGAATGGAACTCGCTCGTGAAAATCGACGCGTTCTTTCTTATTTGGAATATTCTCCTGGAACTCTGATGAAGATAGAAAAAGAAGCGGTTCGTTCTTTTCAAGAAAAAGAACAATTGGAAAAAGAAGAGATCCAAACCCAATATCCCACCGTTAAATTATGCAATCACTGA
- the ggt gene encoding gamma-glutamyltransferase, whose amino-acid sequence MKQITIRIILILLLFSCRETPLLIEGKRISTDLLVSPSQGKKHVDYFSESKNLMIATDSPEATQAGIEVGSLGGNVVDVAVATSFAISVTRPHSTGLGGGGFLILYLKEFSEPIAFDFRERAPNAASRDMYKKKPKEDSLLGFRAVGVPGNVAGLVQIQKRYGKLSLKTVISPAIRLAEKGFPMYPDLQSAIQKSSKDMDREMKGIFLPGGKVPELKSVLVQKDLANTLRLISETGEKEFYNGKIADAITTAMKANGGLITSQDLRDFKVIEKKTLKTTYRDYTIYTMPPPSSGIHLLTMLSMLEKESLKETYEKDPALYYHFVTEVMRRGYADRAVFGGDSAFTKIPVNRLLSKKYAEEKISDFDPKIASSSSSFLKTLNFGAESPQTTHISVMDREGNSVSTTQSINFRFGASVMAPGTGIVLNDTMDDFSRAPGEPNVYGLIGAEANSILPKKTPLSSMSPTIVFKGKESFLTTGAPGGAYIVNAVLQSLVYNLDFNLTLYESVARGRIHHQLFPDAVFIEKSVNERNVFDGLSSKKHDIRIAPNFAKLFSVKRENGMLYGASDPRGEGATGGL is encoded by the coding sequence ATGAAACAAATTACAATTCGTATCATTCTGATACTTTTACTCTTCTCGTGTAGGGAAACTCCTCTTCTCATCGAGGGAAAAAGGATTTCTACAGATTTACTCGTAAGCCCTTCTCAGGGAAAAAAACACGTCGATTACTTCAGCGAAAGTAAGAATCTTATGATCGCAACTGATTCTCCCGAGGCCACTCAAGCCGGGATCGAAGTCGGGTCGTTAGGCGGAAACGTAGTGGACGTAGCCGTTGCAACCTCGTTTGCGATTTCGGTTACAAGACCGCATTCGACAGGGCTTGGTGGGGGAGGTTTTCTTATTCTTTATTTGAAAGAATTTTCGGAACCGATCGCTTTTGATTTTCGGGAAAGAGCTCCTAACGCGGCATCCAGAGATATGTATAAGAAAAAACCGAAAGAAGATTCCTTACTTGGGTTTCGAGCTGTGGGTGTTCCGGGTAATGTGGCGGGTCTTGTTCAGATTCAAAAACGTTACGGGAAACTTTCTCTCAAGACTGTAATTTCTCCCGCGATTCGATTGGCAGAAAAGGGATTTCCTATGTATCCTGATTTGCAGTCTGCGATTCAGAAGTCTTCGAAGGATATGGATCGGGAAATGAAAGGGATTTTTCTTCCCGGAGGAAAAGTTCCCGAGTTAAAAAGTGTTCTGGTTCAAAAGGATTTGGCGAATACTTTGAGGTTGATTTCCGAAACGGGTGAAAAGGAATTTTACAACGGAAAAATCGCAGACGCGATTACGACTGCGATGAAGGCCAATGGCGGATTGATAACTTCTCAAGATCTGAGAGATTTTAAGGTGATTGAAAAGAAAACTTTAAAGACTACGTATCGCGATTATACGATTTATACGATGCCTCCGCCTTCTTCTGGAATTCATCTCCTCACGATGTTATCGATGTTGGAGAAGGAATCTCTCAAAGAAACGTATGAAAAAGACCCGGCTTTGTATTATCATTTCGTTACGGAAGTGATGAGAAGGGGGTATGCGGACCGTGCGGTTTTCGGCGGTGATTCCGCTTTTACGAAAATACCTGTGAACCGTCTTCTTTCTAAGAAATACGCGGAGGAAAAAATTTCCGACTTCGATCCGAAAATCGCTTCTAGTAGTTCTTCTTTTCTAAAAACTCTTAACTTCGGCGCAGAATCTCCGCAGACTACTCATATTTCGGTAATGGATCGAGAGGGAAACTCAGTATCTACGACTCAGTCCATTAATTTTCGTTTCGGGGCTTCGGTTATGGCTCCCGGAACCGGAATTGTTTTGAACGATACGATGGATGATTTTAGCAGGGCTCCCGGAGAACCGAATGTATATGGTTTGATCGGTGCGGAGGCGAATTCTATTCTTCCCAAAAAGACTCCTTTGAGTAGTATGTCTCCGACCATCGTTTTTAAAGGAAAGGAATCCTTTTTAACCACTGGGGCACCGGGAGGAGCTTACATCGTCAACGCGGTTTTGCAATCTCTAGTCTACAATTTGGATTTCAATTTAACCTTGTATGAATCCGTCGCAAGGGGAAGAATTCATCACCAGCTTTTTCCAGACGCCGTGTTTATAGAAAAATCTGTGAATGAAAGAAACGTGTTCGACGGTCTTTCCTCGAAAAAGCACGATATCCGAATTGCTCCGAACTTTGCGAAACTGTTCTCGGTCAAAAGAGAGAACGGAATGCTCTACGGGGCTTCCGATCCACGTGGGGAAGGGGCCACTGGCGGACTTTGA
- the clpA gene encoding ATP-dependent Clp protease ATP-binding subunit ClpA: MILTEEMERTLKKAWEEAKRRRNEFITLEHILFALTYDTVGKEVLEACGADIERLRKDLIGYLESELEVFPESSGDVDPIYTIGVQHVLQLAEFHVQSTRNKKMDGGDVLAALFREDQSNAVYFLGLQDISRLDIVRYISHGIRKDSKKPSKEILGEENEKISDPLQAFCVDLTARAKEGKLDPMVGREEELDRTIHILCRRRKNNPIFVGEAGVGKTSIVEGLAQRVVDGKVPEPLKNLKVYSLDMGLLLAGTKFRGEFEERLKNVVTQITAQNEHVLFIDEIHTIIGAGAVSGGSLDASNLLKPALSSGELRCIGTTTYKEFKSIFEKDHALSRRFQKVEVGEPSVLETIEILKGLLGKYESFHKVKYSSSAVEQAAELSARYILDRKLPDKAIDLLDEAGARVRLREGGKKTVTVREIEDLVSKIAKVPSVTVKADDREKLKNLDEELKTKIYGQDAAIDQLVQSIRLSRSGLSEPGKPVGCFLFAGPTGVGKTELTRKLAEILGVELVRFDMSEYMEKHTVSRLIGSPPGYVGFEQGGQLTDAVYRNPHCVLLLDEIEKAHEDIYNILLQIMDHATLTDNNGRKSDFRQVILVMTTNTGARERSTNPVGFANDLLEDRSLKAIEKQFSPEFRNRLTAVIEFSSLNQENVTKVVAKQLALLQKRLNSKQIELEFQDDVLVYISDKAYTPEFGARPVQRWIDTHISKRISEEVLFGALKSGGKVKLISGKEGIEMEFTSGKKS; this comes from the coding sequence ATGATTCTCACGGAAGAAATGGAACGTACCCTAAAAAAGGCTTGGGAAGAAGCCAAAAGAAGAAGAAACGAATTTATCACTTTAGAACATATCCTTTTCGCTCTTACTTATGATACGGTAGGTAAGGAGGTTTTGGAAGCCTGCGGGGCGGACATAGAACGTTTACGAAAGGATCTGATCGGTTATCTAGAAAGCGAATTGGAAGTTTTTCCAGAATCTTCCGGCGATGTGGATCCGATTTATACGATCGGAGTGCAACATGTTCTTCAACTCGCGGAGTTTCACGTTCAGTCGACAAGAAATAAAAAAATGGACGGAGGGGACGTTCTTGCCGCTCTTTTTCGGGAAGATCAATCGAATGCGGTTTATTTTTTAGGACTACAAGATATTTCCAGGCTTGACATCGTTCGTTATATCTCGCACGGAATCCGAAAAGATTCTAAAAAGCCCAGCAAGGAAATTTTGGGAGAAGAAAATGAAAAAATTTCCGATCCTTTACAAGCCTTTTGCGTGGATCTTACCGCGAGAGCCAAGGAAGGAAAACTCGATCCTATGGTCGGAAGGGAAGAGGAACTCGATCGTACTATTCATATTCTCTGTAGAAGAAGGAAAAATAATCCTATTTTTGTAGGCGAGGCAGGCGTCGGTAAAACCTCAATCGTAGAAGGACTTGCCCAAAGAGTTGTGGATGGAAAAGTTCCTGAACCATTAAAGAATTTGAAAGTATATTCTCTCGATATGGGACTCTTACTTGCCGGAACCAAATTTAGGGGAGAATTTGAAGAGAGACTGAAAAACGTAGTCACTCAAATCACGGCACAGAATGAGCACGTTCTATTTATCGACGAGATTCATACGATTATAGGCGCGGGTGCGGTTTCGGGCGGTTCTTTGGACGCTTCCAATTTATTAAAACCTGCGCTTTCCAGCGGAGAGCTTCGTTGTATAGGAACCACGACTTACAAAGAATTTAAATCTATATTCGAAAAAGATCATGCGCTTTCCAGAAGATTTCAAAAAGTAGAAGTAGGCGAACCTTCCGTTTTAGAAACGATAGAAATCTTAAAAGGTCTCTTGGGGAAATACGAGTCTTTCCATAAGGTGAAATACTCTTCTTCCGCCGTAGAACAGGCGGCGGAGTTGTCCGCTCGTTATATTTTAGATCGGAAACTTCCAGACAAGGCGATTGATCTTTTGGACGAGGCGGGAGCTAGGGTTCGGTTGAGAGAAGGTGGTAAAAAGACGGTTACTGTTCGAGAGATTGAGGACTTAGTCTCCAAGATCGCAAAAGTTCCTTCGGTTACGGTCAAAGCCGACGATCGCGAAAAACTAAAGAACTTGGATGAAGAATTAAAAACCAAGATCTACGGACAAGACGCCGCGATTGATCAGCTGGTTCAGTCGATTCGACTTTCTAGAAGTGGACTTTCCGAACCTGGAAAACCCGTCGGATGTTTTCTTTTTGCGGGACCAACCGGTGTCGGTAAAACCGAACTTACTCGAAAGTTAGCTGAAATTTTGGGTGTGGAACTCGTTCGCTTTGATATGAGCGAATATATGGAAAAACACACTGTGTCCCGTTTGATAGGTTCCCCTCCGGGTTACGTCGGTTTTGAACAAGGGGGACAACTCACGGACGCGGTCTATAGAAATCCGCATTGTGTGCTTTTGCTCGATGAGATTGAAAAAGCGCACGAGGATATTTATAATATTCTATTACAGATTATGGATCACGCTACGCTTACAGACAATAACGGAAGAAAGTCGGATTTTCGTCAGGTAATTCTTGTGATGACGACCAATACGGGAGCGCGTGAACGTTCTACAAATCCGGTAGGATTTGCAAATGATCTTTTGGAAGACAGAAGCCTGAAAGCGATCGAAAAACAGTTTTCTCCCGAGTTCAGAAACCGCCTCACTGCAGTGATCGAATTCTCCTCCCTAAATCAAGAAAATGTAACTAAAGTAGTTGCAAAACAGCTTGCCCTATTGCAGAAAAGATTGAATTCTAAACAAATTGAACTAGAGTTTCAGGATGATGTACTTGTTTACATCTCAGACAAAGCGTATACACCCGAGTTCGGCGCAAGACCCGTTCAAAGATGGATCGATACTCATATCTCAAAACGGATCTCCGAAGAAGTTCTTTTCGGAGCGTTGAAATCCGGAGGTAAAGTGAAACTGATTTCCGGAAAAGAGGGAATTGAAATGGAATTCACATCCGGAAAAAAATCCTGA
- the clpS gene encoding ATP-dependent Clp protease adapter ClpS translates to MSDIFRFDTEEQTLTKEKVKLKRPSKYRVIILNDDFTPMEFVVWILQFVFHRSKAESQQIMLKAHITGKALCGVYSHDVARTKVIQVQQLAEQHGYPLHCTMEVEEGEEGL, encoded by the coding sequence ATGAGCGATATCTTTCGATTCGATACCGAAGAGCAAACTCTTACGAAAGAGAAGGTAAAACTGAAGCGTCCTTCCAAATACAGAGTTATCATACTCAACGACGATTTTACTCCGATGGAGTTTGTCGTTTGGATCTTACAATTCGTCTTTCACAGAAGCAAGGCGGAAAGCCAACAGATCATGTTAAAGGCGCACATAACTGGAAAAGCATTATGCGGCGTTTACTCGCACGATGTCGCAAGGACTAAGGTCATACAAGTTCAACAATTGGCGGAACAACACGGATATCCGCTTCATTGCACGATGGAAGTGGAAGAAGGAGAGGAGGGATTATGA